One Ricinus communis isolate WT05 ecotype wild-type chromosome 2, ASM1957865v1, whole genome shotgun sequence DNA segment encodes these proteins:
- the LOC8288081 gene encoding uncharacterized protein LOC8288081 isoform X4 codes for MHILLWELLPGLFSMKVPPTSAVILKFELIHAPMTENRLELLAYLEASSVAVHEFRIPPKALLGLHSYCPIHFDVFHAVLVEASVHLSLLKAGYYPKISSDPYQVEDVAGEIIEMSNQAVGPADFVGMNQIMLVKSLLVSRDALLGELQRLSKSIDQVIDLTDFIAKMNDVKMFDSILRADLGTAYGEVGGQHKKQNDFKVPNSDKLPYFLPKEAVGDIFHLLGAQISYLWSTFLQFHRANKIKILECLRDAWAKDRRAEWSIWMVYSKVEMPHHYISSGSHDSSHHIVDKRVSSFWKLANDPVQTAATRAELHRRSIGQMRINTRSIQDMYIFGDPLRIPIIFVERVINAPRRTLSENSYFRDLDLIDSPGLLSEPGTEALRKIHRGNLRKKRRELKIVVFVHGFQGHHLDLRLVRNQWLLIDPKIEVLMSQVNEEKTSGDFREMGLRLASEVISFVKRKVEKYSRSGGPREIKLSFVGHSIGNVIIRAALAESIMEPLQRHLYTYVSISGPQLGYLYSSNSLFNSGMWFMKKFKGNQCIHQLTFTDDPNLQNTFFYRLCEKKTLENFKHVILISSPQDGYVPYHSARMELCRSASRDYSRKGRVFLEMLNNCLDQIRAPTSEQRVFMRCDVNFDTSSYGKNFNTFIGRAAHIEFLESDIYVRFIMWSFQELFR; via the exons ATGCATATACTACTTTGGGAACTCCTGCCAGGGTTGTTCAGTATGAAG GTTCCACCCACATCTGCtgttattttgaaatttgagcTTATACATGCCCCCATGACAGAGAATAG GCTTGAGTTGTTAGCATACCTGGAAGCTTCCTCTGTCGCAGTCCATGAATTTCGAATTCCTCCTAAAGCTCTTCTGGGATTGCATTCATACTGCCCTATCCATTTTGATGTGTTTCATGCTGTGCTCGTCGAAGCAAGTGTCCATCTCAGTCTACTGAAAGCAGGATACTACCCAAAGATATCCAG TGATCCTTACCAAGTTGAAGATGTTGCTGGCGAAATAATTGAAATGTCGAATCAA GCAGTGGGTCCGGCGGATTTTGTCGGCATGAACCAGATCATGCTCGTTAAATCATTATTAGTATCACGTGATGCTTTACTGGGAGAGCTACAGAGACTTAGCAAATCCATCGACCAAGTAATTGATTTAACTGATTTTATAGCCAAAATGAATGATGTGAAGATGTTTGATTCTATCCTAAGAGCAGATCTGGGTACTGCATATGGTGAAGTTGGGGGGCAACACAAAAAGCAAAATGATTTCAAGGTCCCAAATAGTGATAAGCTGCCCTACTTTCTACCAAAGGAAGCTGTAGGGGACATTTTTCATTTGCTGGGTGCTCAAATATCATACTTGTGGAGCACTTTTCTGCAGTTTCATAG ggcaaataaaataaagattttggAATGTCTGCGTGATGCCTGGGCTAAGGACCGCAGAGCTGAATGGTCAATTTGGATGGTTTACTCTAAGGTTGAGATGCCTCATCATTACATAAGTAGTGGGAGTCATGATTCTTCCCACCATATTGTTGACAAAAGAGTTTCGAGTTTCTGGAAGTTAGCTAATGAT CCTGTCCAGACTGCAGCTACTCGTGCTGAGCTTCATCGTCGAAGTATTGGCCAAATGAGG ATTAATACTCGGTCAATTCaagatatgtatatatttggAGATCCTCTACGGATTCCTATTATCTTTGTGGAGCGTGTCATAAATGCACCACGCCGTACTCTTAGTGAGAATTCTTATTTTAGAGATTTGGACCTGATAGATTCACCTGGCTTACTCTCCGAACCTGGTACTGAAGCACTAAGGAAGATCCATCGTGGCAACTTGCGAAAAAAAAGACGCGAGTTAAAGATTGTTGTTTTCGTACATGGATTTCAG GGACATCATCTGGATTTACGACTTGTTCGAAATCAATGGCTTTTGATAGATCCAAAGATAGAAGTTCTCATGTCACAggtaaatgaagaaaaaacaTCAGGAGACTTCAGAGAAATGGGATTAAGGCTGGCAAGTGAAGTGATCTcatttgttaaaagaaaagtggAAAAATATTCAAGATCTGGTGGTCCAAGAGAAATCAAGCTTAGTTTTGTTGGGCATTCCATTGGCAATGTCATTATAAGAGCAGCATTAGCAG AGAGCATTATGGAACCATTACAAAGACACCTCTACACATATGTTTCTATATCTGGTCCACAGTTGGGGTATCTTTACAGCTCGAActctttatttaattctggGATGTGGTTTATGAAGAAGTTCAAAGGAAATCAGTGCATTCATCAGCTCACTTTCACGGACGACCCAAATCTCCAAAACACCTTCTTCTACAGACTCTGTGAG AAGAAGACATTAGAGAATTTCAAACATGTAATACTGATTTCTTCTCCCCAG GATGGTTATGTGCCATACCATTCAGCCAGAATGGAGTTATGCCGATCTGCTTCCAGGGATTACTCAAGGAAGGGCAGAGTATTTCTGGAGATGCTGAACAATTGCTTAGATCAGATACGGGCCCCAACCTCAGAGCAACGGGTATTCATGCGCTGTGATGTCAACTTTGATACATCTTCCTATGGCAAGAACTTTAACACTTTCATCGGGCGGGCTGCCCATATTGAGTTCTTGGAGTCTGATATATACGTAAGGTTCATAATGTGGTCTTTCCAGGAACTATTTCGTTGA
- the LOC125369181 gene encoding uncharacterized mitochondrial protein AtMg00810-like: protein MLILYVDDMIITGDDNAEITCVRDALSLRFEMKRLGEVSCFLGLEVKRSDGYFLSQRGYATSLLNCFRMRESKAMTTPMKPCLKLTKDEGKLLEDATLLRQLVSSLFYLTITRPDISYSVGVISQFMDKPRESHLIAAKRILRYVKSTLNFGLLYKQHASFLLTGFVDADWAGDVNDRRSTTGYCFNTGSTAVSWCSKKQTTVALSSCEAEYVAAHMATQECIWLKRLIQEIFSVLDYPVPIHYDNESAIKLTGNPVFHGRTKHIETHYHFVREKVLTQDIQLQKIRTEDQVADIFTKALGKAKFEVFRSALGVVDSKFALREVLQISETYYHSC from the coding sequence ATGCTCATTCTTTATGTGGATGACATGATCATTACTGGTGATGACAATGCTGAAATAACTTGTGTTCGAGATGCTCTGTCTCTTCGATTTGAAATGAAGAGATTGGGAGAGGTTAGCTGTTTTCTTGGCTTGGAGGTTAAAAGGTCAGATGGATATTTTCTCTCTCAACGAGGATATGCAACAAGTTTACTGAATTGTTTTCGTATGAGGGAGTCAAAAGCAATGACTACTCCTATGAAACCTTGCTTGAAGTTAACTAAAGATGAAGGAAAACTATTGGAAGATGCAACACTTCTCCGACAGCTTGTTAGTAGTTTATTCTATTTAACTATCACAAGGCCTGACATTTCATATTCTGTAGGAGTCATCTCTCAGTTTATGGACAAACCACGTGAGAGCCATTTAATTGCAGCAAAGAGGATTCTTCGCTATGTAAAAAGCACTCTGAATTTTGGGTTATTGTATAAGCAGCATGCATCATTTCTTCTGACTGGTTTTGTAGATGCAGACTGGGCTGGTGATGTGAATGATAGGCGCTCCACAACAGGGTATTGTTTTAATACAGGTTCAACAGCAGTCTCATGGTGCAGCAAAAAGCAAACTACTGTTGCTCTTTCAAGTTGTGAAGCTGAATATGTAGCGGCTCATATGGCCACTCAAGAGTGTATTTGGCTTAAGAGGCTTATTCAAGAAATATTCTCTGTCTTGGATTATCCAGTTCCCATTCACTATGATAATGAAAGTGCAATTAAGCTTACTGGAAATCCAGTGTTTCATGGCCGCACAAAACACATTGAAACACATTATCATTTCGTTCGAGAAAAAGTTTTGACTCAAGACATTCAGCTGCAGAAAATACGAACTGAAGATCAAGTTGCTGATATATTTACCAAAGCACTTGGCAAAGCAAAATTTGAAGTGTTTCGAAGTGCTCTTGGTGTTGTTGACAGTAAGTTTGCACTAAGGGAGGTGTTGCAGATTAGTGAAACTTACTATCATAGTTGTTGA
- the LOC8288081 gene encoding uncharacterized protein LOC8288081 isoform X3 yields the protein MWDAVQEIAIYIHKFHNLDLFQQGFYQIKVSMRWEDNAYTTLGTPARVVQYEANDLGSNDICGTWRINDIDNSFLTQPFRIKYARQDVCLSVMVSFVLSLSKYKVPPTSAVILKFELIHAPMTENRLELLAYLEASSVAVHEFRIPPKALLGLHSYCPIHFDVFHAVLVEASVHLSLLKAGYYPKISSDPYQVEDVAGEIIEMSNQAVGPADFVGMNQIMLVKSLLVSRDALLGELQRLSKSIDQVIDLTDFIAKMNDVKMFDSILRADLGTAYGEVGGQHKKQNDFKVPNSDKLPYFLPKEAVGDIFHLLGAQISYLWSTFLQFHRANKIKILECLRDAWAKDRRAEWSIWMVYSKVEMPHHYISSGSHDSSHHIVDKRVSSFWKLANDPVQTAATRAELHRRSIGQMRINTRSIQDMYIFGDPLRIPIIFVERVINAPRRTLSENSYFRDLDLIDSPGLLSEPGTEALRKIHRGNLRKKRRELKIVVFVHGFQGHHLDLRLVRNQWLLIDPKIEVLMSQVNEEKTSGDFREMGLRLASEVISFVKRKVEKYSRSGGPREIKLSFVGHSIGNVIIRAALAESIMEPLQRHLYTYVSISGPQLGYLYSSNSLFNSGMWFMKKFKGNQCIHQLTFTDDPNLQNTFFYRLCEKKTLENFKHVILISSPQVITFLSGWLCAIPFSQNGVMPICFQGLLKEGQSISGDAEQLLRSDTGPNLRATGIHAL from the exons ATGTGGGACGCTGTGCAAGAAATTGCCATTTACATCCATAAGTTTCACAACCTTGACCTTTTCCAACAAGG ATTCTATCAAATCAAGGTTAGCATGAGATGGGAAGATAATGCATATACTACTTTGGGAACTCCTGCCAGGGTTGTTCAGTATGAAG CTAATGACTTGGGTTCTAATGACATTTGTGGGACATGGAGGATCAATGATATAGACAATAGTTTCTTAACACAGCCCTTTCGGATTAAATATGCGAGGCAGGATGTTTGTTTATCTGTCATGGTTTCGTTCGTTCTATCTCTAAGTAAATATAAG GTTCCACCCACATCTGCtgttattttgaaatttgagcTTATACATGCCCCCATGACAGAGAATAG GCTTGAGTTGTTAGCATACCTGGAAGCTTCCTCTGTCGCAGTCCATGAATTTCGAATTCCTCCTAAAGCTCTTCTGGGATTGCATTCATACTGCCCTATCCATTTTGATGTGTTTCATGCTGTGCTCGTCGAAGCAAGTGTCCATCTCAGTCTACTGAAAGCAGGATACTACCCAAAGATATCCAG TGATCCTTACCAAGTTGAAGATGTTGCTGGCGAAATAATTGAAATGTCGAATCAA GCAGTGGGTCCGGCGGATTTTGTCGGCATGAACCAGATCATGCTCGTTAAATCATTATTAGTATCACGTGATGCTTTACTGGGAGAGCTACAGAGACTTAGCAAATCCATCGACCAAGTAATTGATTTAACTGATTTTATAGCCAAAATGAATGATGTGAAGATGTTTGATTCTATCCTAAGAGCAGATCTGGGTACTGCATATGGTGAAGTTGGGGGGCAACACAAAAAGCAAAATGATTTCAAGGTCCCAAATAGTGATAAGCTGCCCTACTTTCTACCAAAGGAAGCTGTAGGGGACATTTTTCATTTGCTGGGTGCTCAAATATCATACTTGTGGAGCACTTTTCTGCAGTTTCATAG ggcaaataaaataaagattttggAATGTCTGCGTGATGCCTGGGCTAAGGACCGCAGAGCTGAATGGTCAATTTGGATGGTTTACTCTAAGGTTGAGATGCCTCATCATTACATAAGTAGTGGGAGTCATGATTCTTCCCACCATATTGTTGACAAAAGAGTTTCGAGTTTCTGGAAGTTAGCTAATGAT CCTGTCCAGACTGCAGCTACTCGTGCTGAGCTTCATCGTCGAAGTATTGGCCAAATGAGG ATTAATACTCGGTCAATTCaagatatgtatatatttggAGATCCTCTACGGATTCCTATTATCTTTGTGGAGCGTGTCATAAATGCACCACGCCGTACTCTTAGTGAGAATTCTTATTTTAGAGATTTGGACCTGATAGATTCACCTGGCTTACTCTCCGAACCTGGTACTGAAGCACTAAGGAAGATCCATCGTGGCAACTTGCGAAAAAAAAGACGCGAGTTAAAGATTGTTGTTTTCGTACATGGATTTCAG GGACATCATCTGGATTTACGACTTGTTCGAAATCAATGGCTTTTGATAGATCCAAAGATAGAAGTTCTCATGTCACAggtaaatgaagaaaaaacaTCAGGAGACTTCAGAGAAATGGGATTAAGGCTGGCAAGTGAAGTGATCTcatttgttaaaagaaaagtggAAAAATATTCAAGATCTGGTGGTCCAAGAGAAATCAAGCTTAGTTTTGTTGGGCATTCCATTGGCAATGTCATTATAAGAGCAGCATTAGCAG AGAGCATTATGGAACCATTACAAAGACACCTCTACACATATGTTTCTATATCTGGTCCACAGTTGGGGTATCTTTACAGCTCGAActctttatttaattctggGATGTGGTTTATGAAGAAGTTCAAAGGAAATCAGTGCATTCATCAGCTCACTTTCACGGACGACCCAAATCTCCAAAACACCTTCTTCTACAGACTCTGTGAG AAGAAGACATTAGAGAATTTCAAACATGTAATACTGATTTCTTCTCCCCAG GTGATTACATTTCTCTCAGGATGGTTATGTGCCATACCATTCAGCCAGAATGGAGTTATGCCGATCTGCTTCCAGGGATTACTCAAGGAAGGGCAGAGTATTTCTGGAGATGCTGAACAATTGCTTAGATCAGATACGGGCCCCAACCTCAGAGCAACGGGTATTCATGCGCTGTGA
- the LOC8288081 gene encoding uncharacterized protein LOC8288081 isoform X2, producing the protein MRWEDNAYTTLGTPARVVQYEANDLGSNDICGTWRINDIDNSFLTQPFRIKYARQDVCLSVMVSFVLSLSKYKVPPTSAVILKFELIHAPMTENRLELLAYLEASSVAVHEFRIPPKALLGLHSYCPIHFDVFHAVLVEASVHLSLLKAGYYPKISSDPYQVEDVAGEIIEMSNQAVGPADFVGMNQIMLVKSLLVSRDALLGELQRLSKSIDQVIDLTDFIAKMNDVKMFDSILRADLGTAYGEVGGQHKKQNDFKVPNSDKLPYFLPKEAVGDIFHLLGAQISYLWSTFLQFHRANKIKILECLRDAWAKDRRAEWSIWMVYSKVEMPHHYISSGSHDSSHHIVDKRVSSFWKLANDPVQTAATRAELHRRSIGQMRINTRSIQDMYIFGDPLRIPIIFVERVINAPRRTLSENSYFRDLDLIDSPGLLSEPGTEALRKIHRGNLRKKRRELKIVVFVHGFQGHHLDLRLVRNQWLLIDPKIEVLMSQVNEEKTSGDFREMGLRLASEVISFVKRKVEKYSRSGGPREIKLSFVGHSIGNVIIRAALAESIMEPLQRHLYTYVSISGPQLGYLYSSNSLFNSGMWFMKKFKGNQCIHQLTFTDDPNLQNTFFYRLCEKKTLENFKHVILISSPQDGYVPYHSARMELCRSASRDYSRKGRVFLEMLNNCLDQIRAPTSEQRVFMRCDVNFDTSSYGKNFNTFIGRAAHIEFLESDIYVRFIMWSFQELFR; encoded by the exons ATGAGATGGGAAGATAATGCATATACTACTTTGGGAACTCCTGCCAGGGTTGTTCAGTATGAAG CTAATGACTTGGGTTCTAATGACATTTGTGGGACATGGAGGATCAATGATATAGACAATAGTTTCTTAACACAGCCCTTTCGGATTAAATATGCGAGGCAGGATGTTTGTTTATCTGTCATGGTTTCGTTCGTTCTATCTCTAAGTAAATATAAG GTTCCACCCACATCTGCtgttattttgaaatttgagcTTATACATGCCCCCATGACAGAGAATAG GCTTGAGTTGTTAGCATACCTGGAAGCTTCCTCTGTCGCAGTCCATGAATTTCGAATTCCTCCTAAAGCTCTTCTGGGATTGCATTCATACTGCCCTATCCATTTTGATGTGTTTCATGCTGTGCTCGTCGAAGCAAGTGTCCATCTCAGTCTACTGAAAGCAGGATACTACCCAAAGATATCCAG TGATCCTTACCAAGTTGAAGATGTTGCTGGCGAAATAATTGAAATGTCGAATCAA GCAGTGGGTCCGGCGGATTTTGTCGGCATGAACCAGATCATGCTCGTTAAATCATTATTAGTATCACGTGATGCTTTACTGGGAGAGCTACAGAGACTTAGCAAATCCATCGACCAAGTAATTGATTTAACTGATTTTATAGCCAAAATGAATGATGTGAAGATGTTTGATTCTATCCTAAGAGCAGATCTGGGTACTGCATATGGTGAAGTTGGGGGGCAACACAAAAAGCAAAATGATTTCAAGGTCCCAAATAGTGATAAGCTGCCCTACTTTCTACCAAAGGAAGCTGTAGGGGACATTTTTCATTTGCTGGGTGCTCAAATATCATACTTGTGGAGCACTTTTCTGCAGTTTCATAG ggcaaataaaataaagattttggAATGTCTGCGTGATGCCTGGGCTAAGGACCGCAGAGCTGAATGGTCAATTTGGATGGTTTACTCTAAGGTTGAGATGCCTCATCATTACATAAGTAGTGGGAGTCATGATTCTTCCCACCATATTGTTGACAAAAGAGTTTCGAGTTTCTGGAAGTTAGCTAATGAT CCTGTCCAGACTGCAGCTACTCGTGCTGAGCTTCATCGTCGAAGTATTGGCCAAATGAGG ATTAATACTCGGTCAATTCaagatatgtatatatttggAGATCCTCTACGGATTCCTATTATCTTTGTGGAGCGTGTCATAAATGCACCACGCCGTACTCTTAGTGAGAATTCTTATTTTAGAGATTTGGACCTGATAGATTCACCTGGCTTACTCTCCGAACCTGGTACTGAAGCACTAAGGAAGATCCATCGTGGCAACTTGCGAAAAAAAAGACGCGAGTTAAAGATTGTTGTTTTCGTACATGGATTTCAG GGACATCATCTGGATTTACGACTTGTTCGAAATCAATGGCTTTTGATAGATCCAAAGATAGAAGTTCTCATGTCACAggtaaatgaagaaaaaacaTCAGGAGACTTCAGAGAAATGGGATTAAGGCTGGCAAGTGAAGTGATCTcatttgttaaaagaaaagtggAAAAATATTCAAGATCTGGTGGTCCAAGAGAAATCAAGCTTAGTTTTGTTGGGCATTCCATTGGCAATGTCATTATAAGAGCAGCATTAGCAG AGAGCATTATGGAACCATTACAAAGACACCTCTACACATATGTTTCTATATCTGGTCCACAGTTGGGGTATCTTTACAGCTCGAActctttatttaattctggGATGTGGTTTATGAAGAAGTTCAAAGGAAATCAGTGCATTCATCAGCTCACTTTCACGGACGACCCAAATCTCCAAAACACCTTCTTCTACAGACTCTGTGAG AAGAAGACATTAGAGAATTTCAAACATGTAATACTGATTTCTTCTCCCCAG GATGGTTATGTGCCATACCATTCAGCCAGAATGGAGTTATGCCGATCTGCTTCCAGGGATTACTCAAGGAAGGGCAGAGTATTTCTGGAGATGCTGAACAATTGCTTAGATCAGATACGGGCCCCAACCTCAGAGCAACGGGTATTCATGCGCTGTGATGTCAACTTTGATACATCTTCCTATGGCAAGAACTTTAACACTTTCATCGGGCGGGCTGCCCATATTGAGTTCTTGGAGTCTGATATATACGTAAGGTTCATAATGTGGTCTTTCCAGGAACTATTTCGTTGA
- the LOC8288081 gene encoding protein FAM135B isoform X1: MWDAVQEIAIYIHKFHNLDLFQQGFYQIKVSMRWEDNAYTTLGTPARVVQYEANDLGSNDICGTWRINDIDNSFLTQPFRIKYARQDVCLSVMVSFVLSLSKYKVPPTSAVILKFELIHAPMTENRLELLAYLEASSVAVHEFRIPPKALLGLHSYCPIHFDVFHAVLVEASVHLSLLKAGYYPKISSDPYQVEDVAGEIIEMSNQAVGPADFVGMNQIMLVKSLLVSRDALLGELQRLSKSIDQVIDLTDFIAKMNDVKMFDSILRADLGTAYGEVGGQHKKQNDFKVPNSDKLPYFLPKEAVGDIFHLLGAQISYLWSTFLQFHRANKIKILECLRDAWAKDRRAEWSIWMVYSKVEMPHHYISSGSHDSSHHIVDKRVSSFWKLANDPVQTAATRAELHRRSIGQMRINTRSIQDMYIFGDPLRIPIIFVERVINAPRRTLSENSYFRDLDLIDSPGLLSEPGTEALRKIHRGNLRKKRRELKIVVFVHGFQGHHLDLRLVRNQWLLIDPKIEVLMSQVNEEKTSGDFREMGLRLASEVISFVKRKVEKYSRSGGPREIKLSFVGHSIGNVIIRAALAESIMEPLQRHLYTYVSISGPQLGYLYSSNSLFNSGMWFMKKFKGNQCIHQLTFTDDPNLQNTFFYRLCEKKTLENFKHVILISSPQDGYVPYHSARMELCRSASRDYSRKGRVFLEMLNNCLDQIRAPTSEQRVFMRCDVNFDTSSYGKNFNTFIGRAAHIEFLESDIYVRFIMWSFQELFR; encoded by the exons ATGTGGGACGCTGTGCAAGAAATTGCCATTTACATCCATAAGTTTCACAACCTTGACCTTTTCCAACAAGG ATTCTATCAAATCAAGGTTAGCATGAGATGGGAAGATAATGCATATACTACTTTGGGAACTCCTGCCAGGGTTGTTCAGTATGAAG CTAATGACTTGGGTTCTAATGACATTTGTGGGACATGGAGGATCAATGATATAGACAATAGTTTCTTAACACAGCCCTTTCGGATTAAATATGCGAGGCAGGATGTTTGTTTATCTGTCATGGTTTCGTTCGTTCTATCTCTAAGTAAATATAAG GTTCCACCCACATCTGCtgttattttgaaatttgagcTTATACATGCCCCCATGACAGAGAATAG GCTTGAGTTGTTAGCATACCTGGAAGCTTCCTCTGTCGCAGTCCATGAATTTCGAATTCCTCCTAAAGCTCTTCTGGGATTGCATTCATACTGCCCTATCCATTTTGATGTGTTTCATGCTGTGCTCGTCGAAGCAAGTGTCCATCTCAGTCTACTGAAAGCAGGATACTACCCAAAGATATCCAG TGATCCTTACCAAGTTGAAGATGTTGCTGGCGAAATAATTGAAATGTCGAATCAA GCAGTGGGTCCGGCGGATTTTGTCGGCATGAACCAGATCATGCTCGTTAAATCATTATTAGTATCACGTGATGCTTTACTGGGAGAGCTACAGAGACTTAGCAAATCCATCGACCAAGTAATTGATTTAACTGATTTTATAGCCAAAATGAATGATGTGAAGATGTTTGATTCTATCCTAAGAGCAGATCTGGGTACTGCATATGGTGAAGTTGGGGGGCAACACAAAAAGCAAAATGATTTCAAGGTCCCAAATAGTGATAAGCTGCCCTACTTTCTACCAAAGGAAGCTGTAGGGGACATTTTTCATTTGCTGGGTGCTCAAATATCATACTTGTGGAGCACTTTTCTGCAGTTTCATAG ggcaaataaaataaagattttggAATGTCTGCGTGATGCCTGGGCTAAGGACCGCAGAGCTGAATGGTCAATTTGGATGGTTTACTCTAAGGTTGAGATGCCTCATCATTACATAAGTAGTGGGAGTCATGATTCTTCCCACCATATTGTTGACAAAAGAGTTTCGAGTTTCTGGAAGTTAGCTAATGAT CCTGTCCAGACTGCAGCTACTCGTGCTGAGCTTCATCGTCGAAGTATTGGCCAAATGAGG ATTAATACTCGGTCAATTCaagatatgtatatatttggAGATCCTCTACGGATTCCTATTATCTTTGTGGAGCGTGTCATAAATGCACCACGCCGTACTCTTAGTGAGAATTCTTATTTTAGAGATTTGGACCTGATAGATTCACCTGGCTTACTCTCCGAACCTGGTACTGAAGCACTAAGGAAGATCCATCGTGGCAACTTGCGAAAAAAAAGACGCGAGTTAAAGATTGTTGTTTTCGTACATGGATTTCAG GGACATCATCTGGATTTACGACTTGTTCGAAATCAATGGCTTTTGATAGATCCAAAGATAGAAGTTCTCATGTCACAggtaaatgaagaaaaaacaTCAGGAGACTTCAGAGAAATGGGATTAAGGCTGGCAAGTGAAGTGATCTcatttgttaaaagaaaagtggAAAAATATTCAAGATCTGGTGGTCCAAGAGAAATCAAGCTTAGTTTTGTTGGGCATTCCATTGGCAATGTCATTATAAGAGCAGCATTAGCAG AGAGCATTATGGAACCATTACAAAGACACCTCTACACATATGTTTCTATATCTGGTCCACAGTTGGGGTATCTTTACAGCTCGAActctttatttaattctggGATGTGGTTTATGAAGAAGTTCAAAGGAAATCAGTGCATTCATCAGCTCACTTTCACGGACGACCCAAATCTCCAAAACACCTTCTTCTACAGACTCTGTGAG AAGAAGACATTAGAGAATTTCAAACATGTAATACTGATTTCTTCTCCCCAG GATGGTTATGTGCCATACCATTCAGCCAGAATGGAGTTATGCCGATCTGCTTCCAGGGATTACTCAAGGAAGGGCAGAGTATTTCTGGAGATGCTGAACAATTGCTTAGATCAGATACGGGCCCCAACCTCAGAGCAACGGGTATTCATGCGCTGTGATGTCAACTTTGATACATCTTCCTATGGCAAGAACTTTAACACTTTCATCGGGCGGGCTGCCCATATTGAGTTCTTGGAGTCTGATATATACGTAAGGTTCATAATGTGGTCTTTCCAGGAACTATTTCGTTGA